Below is a genomic region from Hypomesus transpacificus isolate Combined female chromosome 1, fHypTra1, whole genome shotgun sequence.
GGCTAGTAAATCGACCTGCTCTCCAAGACTGAGACACAACATGGGGAGATACTAGGAGAACTAGGAACCAGGCCATAGACGTCAACCAGTAGCCCCCTACCCCCGgcccctctctcttactttctcactctgtctttcccctctctcactacgctctccctactctctctccgtctctctacgCTAGTGTTTATCTTCaggctgacaggagctatgGCCATGTTTGGTAAAGGCGTGTGATCCCCAGAGCTCTGGTGAGCGGCCAGAGCGCTCCACTGCTCCAGCTTCACTGCAAACAGTCATGAGCAGCAGCGTCTCCAGCCAAGACGGCCTCTTAGTCCCTGACTTGTCTACACCAAGCCATAACATAGGGGGGAATTAAGGCATACTTAGAATtctattctaaaactggttgttcccatccttgattgtgattggctatatcgcgttccatgccgttgtaaaatccagtataacctcacaggttgtcctcataacattctttaacattccatattactgcgcatcgaatatttcaaattgaaaaagacggcaaagatgtccatctggctgttgcgtggcaacaatttatgtaggaactatactttgcagtagcggaagaattacggtttattattaaactattttgtttctaattgtttttattgatgaaaccatatcaaatatttgtagtaacaattttagaaaagcaataagccccgcaagTCCGTGGTTTAATAATAAAACACAACACTTAAAATAAACCGGTTGTGAGGTTGTGGAGAGTTGGAGTGCGCTGCTAGTTTGGTAAAtaacaaacaaaagaaaatatatttgggGTTtgaagctgacacacacacattgaagcTTCCCTGAATGGAGCCCCTGTCTGACCCTCTGTCTTGCCCCTCCACAGAGAGCACGTTTGCAGAGAGTGTGGGCTCCAGCTGCCTCAGCGCGGCACGTCTGAGTGCCTACCTGCCCCAGAGCAGCCACGACTCAGCCAACTACAGCAACAACCAGCTAGAGAACAACCAGGCCGCCGCCGCCAAGATGGCTGCCACCCTCCAACTCAACAACTGCAGCCAGCTTATTCCTTGCTGTTCCactacctccacctcctcctccactcccacctcctccacctccgcctTCTCTGCCCCCAGGGTGGTCCGGggcctgccctcccctctgGACAACGACCTGCACTTTCACCCTGTCCGTGGGCCTGACGTCATCCTTTCCGCCGACCGTTCGGCCGCCTGCATCCACTTTCTGGACAGCAGCAGGACCCTGGTGTTCAGCGACCGGCCGCTGCATGTGGGTGAGACTCTGTACGTGGAGGTGGGCCACCTGGGCCTGCCCTACTTTGGTGCGCTGCTTTTTGGGGTTACCTCCTGTGACCCAGGGAGCCTGCACGCTGGAGAGCTGCCAGCCGACCCAGAGGTCCTACTGGACCGTAAGGAGTACTGGGTGGTGTACCGGGGCTTCCCCATGCCCTGCTCCGGGGACGTGCTGAGCTTCAGCCTGCTGCCCAGTGGAGAGGTGCACCACGGGGTGAACGGAGCGGCCCGCGGCAGGCTGTTGTGTGTGGACTCCTCTCAGGTCCTCTGGGCCTTCTTCACCCTGCATGGAGCTGTAAACAGACTCAGGATACTGGGTGAGACAACCTATTGTTCACTCTGGGTTGGTGTTTAAAACTGTTAACGACCGCGAAGGATGAGCTTGACATAAAAAAATGAGAAACTGGGTTCTGAGTGGTGTTTGCTCATGTGACAAGTGAAGAATTATTGTCTGGACAGTAGAAAATGttgtaatatttttttcatATCCTTTGTTTAACTTCTTTGCTGTTCAATCAATGATCCTCAGACTTCCAATATAATTTCACACTTTTCACAAATACTGTGTTAGCCGGCTACGGCACCGAAACGTTAGCACACAGGTGAGCAGGATTTATACATATGACTGCGTGTAACTAATTCCACTACACTAGAGTACAAGCTACAGACTGTGCTAGTTTATCTTGTCAATCAATAAGGGCACAGGACAAGCACTGCAGgacaaacaacaaaacataTATTTGGAGCTCAGAGTTGTAACGTCTAAATgttgttgtcccccccccctctgtggtAGCAACAGTTGACCACAATCACATTCCCTGCTTGTCCATGTTTCAACAGCTCATCCTGTTTCGTTAGGTTTTCCCAGACCTGAAGGAATGCTGTGGCATAGTCAATCCCCTCGGCCCCTCTGGTTTATTTTTGGTTGTGACTTAGCTGACCTATCCCAGCTCTCCCACAAGTCCCTATGGAAGCCTGACGCTTTGTTGAATTACAGCCCAGTGGGAGCTTGTCAGTGACGTCAACATAACTAAGGAATAGTCActtaaaaatgtatataaaattGGTACTGTCCAATTTGACAGAACATGAGCACCACACCAAATCCCCAATTCTCTTTTTGCTACGACTAATCAGAGGGACAAGATGAGATGTTGAATTTTTGATTGGATAGTATTCTCATTCTAAATCTACAAAAATAACtgtcaaatgtgtgtttgattgGAGTGTCTGTGCTTGTCTTTACTACAGGCACTATGCAGTCCAGCCCCGCCTCCTTGTCCCCCGGCAGCTCCCAGAGCAGCAGCACAGATGACAGTGACTCTGACCTGGCCTTCAGCGTCAACCGATCGTCCTCTGCCTCAGAGTCCTCCCTGGGTACATGACCAACCCtcacctcactcacacacatcctccacccTAACTCCCACGCAGCATGCTCACACTACCTCTATTCCAACCCTACCCTCtaactactcacacacacacctctcatcaCATTGTTTCCGGTCCATTATGTGTAATCATTTGAATAATGTCACACTGTATTCATTGCTAGCTCTTTCCTATAGGAATAAAAAGtattgaaaaaaaatatatttccccATTGCCCTTTAATATATCCTGtcttgtgtctgtctccctcctcagtgacagcccccagctcccccctcaGTCCCCCCGTCTCTCCCACGCTCTCCGCTCCAGAGCTGCCTCCTGCTGGTAAGAACGGGGAGTGCACCGTGTGTTTCGACCAGGAGGTGGACACGGTCATCTACACCTGCGGACACATGTGTCTATGTAACGACTGCGGGCTGAAGCTGAAGAGACAGATCAACGCCTGCTGCCCCATCTGCCGGAGGCCCATCAAGGACGTCATCAAGACGTATCGACCCTGATTGGAGCGGCATGCTCAGGGCTAAGGCCGGCCAGGGCCCAGGTGCTCGGTGTCTGCACCCGAAGGGCACGGGGTCTCTGGAACTGGAGGGACTCAATCCTAGCCCCGATGAGTTCATACCTGCCTGGCACTGAGCTTCCACCACCCTCAGCAAGCCCAGGACTCTGGCTGCTTGTGTTCAATTCCCTGAGACTACCCTTCTCAGACTATGTAGTGATAAAGCAGTGTCTCTGTCTAGTTCAGTTTCTATTTACAGCTAAGGCGAGGGCTGTTGTAGGGGCATGCCTCAATcagctctgtctgtcccttctctaCATCTCCATCACATGCTCCAGTTGCCCTAGGTCCTTGTGGATGAAGAACAGTTTTTTGGGCTCTTTTGTGAATACTCATCTCCTTCTCATCCCAGATGTGTTCATCCTAACAACTTGGACTGCTGTATATCCATTTAGGACCCTTTCCAAAAGGATCATTCTAGTGCCTTAGACAATGTTTGTCAAATGTCTACATGTCCCAAGAAGTAACTAAGATGACAatcgttttttttatatttggaAAATACATTGCCGAGTTTTGTGAAAATTACATTTGTAGAGATGATCAGAGCTTAGTTATTGTATGTTTCCCAAATGGCCATATGGAGTCAGTGACTCGTTCAGGAGCTTCATGATAAACGGAAGAATTTGAAAGAAGCTGATATTAAAGGTTCAATGGTTTTGCACATTAAGTTACATTAAAGAGTGGTTGACACAAAGTGCCCATTTTAATTCAAGCACCTACATTTGGGTGCATTTATGTTGCTTCTGTAAAGCAAAACAGGAGTTTCCAGTTATGTGACCAACAAAGATGCAGGTTCAACATTAGAATATGCCACAAACTGGTTTTGCAACTCTTGAATCCCACATGAGATAAGTCTGGAACAGGTGAGTAGAATAAAAAGGCTTTAATTGTCTTAttttaaaacaaaatgaaataGAGTAGGTCTTCATCTGAACAGGAAAAGCTAAAATCACTGGGAAAAACATAGAACACATGGAGGCCAAGAGTGCAGTTTAAACTTTTCATTGCTTAAATACTACCTTGCATTCGCATAAGAATGCCACATGAATAATAGGCTTAGTTTCGAAATTAAATCCAAGATAAAATATTTCTCATCCCGGGAAGGTTGGTTATTTTGTTCTTCGTCAGTTCAGCATGCCTCCTTGCTCCTAATCAACACGTTAACCTTGCGCTCGCTGTGGAAATAGAAATGCCTGTAGTTACACAACAAATTAAACACACGACTTGACTTCTGATAAATTCTAAGTTGTTCCCGACACGCTACACTCCTTTCCCTCTACACAAACACCCACCTGTTGTTAAAACACAGCATGCATTCGTTGGCATAGGTGACACCGTCGGATCCACAGACTGGTTCATAGTTGCGTGGACACATGGGTAGGCTGAACTGTGCACAGTCAGCCTGTGTGcacaaaacagaaacaaagaTGAACGCTCCCCTGTACTAACGTAAATTGGTTTGGTTTGTCATAAACATTTTGCTCCCTCACCTGTTCCCCTTCGCCAGGAAGCAAATTGGCTCCGTGTACTGCAACTGTTGATTGCGTTTTCAGAATAAAAATCAGTCCAATCAATTGAATGTGTTATAAGAGCGGTCTCCTTAACATGTTAAAAGTCTAGTCGACATACTTCTAACGATTTAGAAACTGTTATTGCAGAATGACAGAGCGTGTCTAGTTTGTTGTTTGTGAGCTACATTTCCAAAGCCGGTAAAACACGTACATTTCAGAACAAATGTCAAGTTCAAACGTGGTCTTACCAGCAACACAGAGGAAGGCAAGTATAAGTCTTGGTAATGTCCTCATTTTTCCACGTCTTCTTCAAAGGTATTTACTCGACTGATGATGGCGCTAACCAGGTGAGTCATATTTATATGTTTTCTGTCTCCACCCCGTAGTGACACGACGTTTAAATAATGGTTGGCCTTGGCCGTGAGTGTGGGCGAGAATGACGCAATTGTGCATGTTTGTCGAATCATCAAATGTTAATCTTGTATTTTTCTCAGAAGGCTAGCTTGATAGATACATTTGTCCTTGCATTTTAAGAACAAGGTTAGGTTGGCTAAAATTAAATAAAGAGCTGAAACTGACATAACAGGTGGTTGTTTGCGCATATTGACCTTTAGACATGAAACCAGATGTTCCAGGTATGAATGCCCGTGAGTGATCTGCTGTTAAAACTAATACAAACTCAATTTCCTTAAGTAAACTCAATTCCCAATAAcatgtaaataaatgtcaaatatATAATCATAAATGTTATCTACGGGTTTATGGTAATAGTATCCTATACAGTAGTAAAAACGGCGCCATCCTGATTTCAACACACATGGAACTGGATTGAAGTATACCCATAATTTGACTCCTACTGATATAGTTCATGCATCTTCTCACTCTGTCCTCGATGCAGCCAAACAAGCAAACAGAAATGTACAGTGTTTACTTAGTCCAAGAGGGCGAATAACAGCTTTTTGAAAGGTTTTGGGAAATCCATCCTATAGGCTTCATACCAACGTTGTTGCCACACCTGACCTCATTATGTCAACATTTTGTGATGACACAATATGTTGAAAGAGGCTCTCTCTTATTCAAATTTCCTGTCATTACTCCTAAAGGCACGGTGTAGAGATGACTGTAGTATATACCCTGGTATATTTGCCTTCTACCACAATAGTACAGTATCAAATCTTCCAATGCCAATCAATTGATTGCTGAAAGTCCCCTGCTGCATCTTTGTGCAAGCCGTCAAAATTGGACACACGAGGGCGCCATTAGGTAAAGCATACACGATGAAGGAAACATTAATTCTTTCATCAGATACTTAAACTGGAAGTTTTACACTTTTATACGTTATCACATATCACTTCAGCAGTAGTTCCCAAATTCACTCGGATTATGATGACGGAAAATGCTGAACACTTCCTGACAAATAGTTGAAGTTTTGGATTTGACACTTAGAGATAATGATAGCCAACAGACAATGATGACAAAAGGGTGAGATAGGTTACAAAATgtggcaaatgtatttagtaACTAACTGAATGAAATAGGAAAATGCACTCTATCCATCCATGCGATTGTCATACATTACGTGACGATGTTTTTCGAAGATACCTTATTCATGAACCACACCATAAAACAGACTTACTTAGTATGATATTACGCAGAGGCGAGGAAATCCTCTCACCGGCTCTTATCCATTACGCACAGAGATATCACGCATGCCGTTAGACTGCGCGCGCTCCACTATGGACTTGGTTGCAGGTGGAGACGTCATGGCACGCACAATGAGAAGGATGAAAACGAAGGGAAACTCGAGGATGAGTCACGACCTATTTTCTAACATATCCTTAAAGATTTGTTATTCAATTGAGATTATTCATCATAGATCACAAATGTTACCTAGGACCCGGGGCTAGACTACTTGGAGCTCTCCTCCTAATCGAGGACACCAACATGGTTAAAGTTGGACGCCTTTGTGAAAGTCACGTATTACAAAAATATTATTTCTCAATGGAAATCTCACAGTGAGAGACATGGAACTTGAGGCAAATTCAAGCGGTGTACATTGTTTGTCTCACAATGAGAACGGAAGCTGCGCGGCGGAACAGAACTCGTCCGCCGGAGTGTCCACTGCGCTGGCCAGCGTGCTGATCTTCACCATAGTGGTTGACATACTGGGGAATGTGCTCGttatcctctctgtgtttcgGAACAAAAAACTAAGGAATGCAGGTGAGGTATCCACGTAACCTAACTGTAAAATAACTTATCTCCATGAAACCCCCGATTTAAGTAATTTTTGTGTCACTAGTTTCAGACTTTTAGAAAACGTTCTTGTCTTTGTTGGCTTTTCATTTAGGAGGCGAAATGTTGTTGTTTATGTTCTATTGTGTGCTTGACAGATGGGCAGGTATAGGCCTGTGACTATAACTGGTTCATTGTTACCGAGGGACTAATTTAACTTTATTACAAATCTGTTTTTACAACAACCTTGACGGACCTTCATAACACTATCTGCCTGTATCCACTTAATTTCCTGACGGTGATAGTTCGTGGCTCTCTACAGAGCAGGTCTGTTTCAGGCGGACTTGCGATTCCGTTGACTGATTAGTCATTAAGAGAGATGAAAGTCATGACCTCCGTGAGTGAGGTTCATATTGTGCTGCTATCTAAAATGAGCTTCTGCCTCAGATACAGTAATGGAGCTAACATGGCCCCTGGCAGGACTTGGCTGCACCTATATATCTCTCCATAAATAATGACCCCTATCGTCAGCCTCCATCCTTGGGTTGCCAGATAAATCACTTTTCCCTTTCTCAGGTTCAGGAATGTGCATGTGGACATGCTCAAGGTGAGGAAGTATTTTGGTTTCGACTGTAGATCCCTAAGCAGTGTTATCTAAAAGCACAACTTCACATATTCGATACATATTCTAGCCTGCCTTTGTTCAATGATTGTATGTTTGATACATGGTGGGTCCGTTTATAAGATGGTGAAGCAGGTTATGAGGTGGTACAGTTAATTAACATTATGGATATCCAGCAGCAAAATTACAACATATTGGTTTCATTAGTACAGTGCTCCAAGCAATCAAGCATTATTATTTAATGTTTTTGCCTAAATAACTGGCAGAGTTATAAAGACTCATTTGTTTATTGGAAAGTGCAAGCCTCCCTCTCCATGGCCATGAAAACTTCAACCCTGTGGCAGGTTGACgaacacagagacaaagagctGTAGTCAACACAGATTACACCATAAGCTAGGAAGCCTCTGTGA
It encodes:
- the neurl1b gene encoding E3 ubiquitin-protein ligase NEURL1B isoform X2 — encoded protein: MGNTTPKPLIDGTLQPRPVVSRQYYTLPNGGAGVERRTSAPPTSLSLESPRFHPHSKGKNIRLDGQLRRATRKNSFCNGITFSQRPVRLYEKVRLRLSGVHTGWSGALRFGFTSLDPGELASADIPKYACPDLVTRPGYWAKALPERLALRDNVLAFWVDRHGRVFYSINEGEPILFHCGLSIGCPLWTIIDIYGITQEVTLLESTFAESVGSSCLSAARLSAYLPQSSHDSANYSNNQLENNQAAAAKMAATLQLNNCSQLIPCCSTTSTSSSTPTSSTSAFSAPRVVRGLPSPLDNDLHFHPVRGPDVILSADRSAACIHFLDSSRTLVFSDRPLHVGETLYVEVGHLGLPYFGALLFGVTSCDPGSLHAGELPADPEVLLDRKEYWVVYRGFPMPCSGDVLSFSLLPSGEVHHGVNGAARGRLLCVDSSQVLWAFFTLHGAVNRLRILGTMQSSPASLSPGSSQSSSTDDSDSDLAFSVNRSSSASESSLVTAPSSPLSPPVSPTLSAPELPPAGKNGECTVCFDQEVDTVIYTCGHMCLCNDCGLKLKRQINACCPICRRPIKDVIKTYRP
- the LOC124468657 gene encoding serine protease inhibitor Kazal-type 1-like, producing MRTLPRLILAFLCVAVAVHGANLLPGEGEQADCAQFSLPMCPRNYEPVCGSDGVTYANECMLCFNNSERKVNVLIRSKEAC
- the neurl1b gene encoding E3 ubiquitin-protein ligase NEURL1B isoform X1 encodes the protein MGNTTPKPLIADGTLQPRPVVSRQYYTLPNGGAGVERRTSAPPTSLSLESPRFHPHSKGKNIRLDGQLRRATRKNSFCNGITFSQRPVRLYEKVRLRLSGVHTGWSGALRFGFTSLDPGELASADIPKYACPDLVTRPGYWAKALPERLALRDNVLAFWVDRHGRVFYSINEGEPILFHCGLSIGCPLWTIIDIYGITQEVTLLESTFAESVGSSCLSAARLSAYLPQSSHDSANYSNNQLENNQAAAAKMAATLQLNNCSQLIPCCSTTSTSSSTPTSSTSAFSAPRVVRGLPSPLDNDLHFHPVRGPDVILSADRSAACIHFLDSSRTLVFSDRPLHVGETLYVEVGHLGLPYFGALLFGVTSCDPGSLHAGELPADPEVLLDRKEYWVVYRGFPMPCSGDVLSFSLLPSGEVHHGVNGAARGRLLCVDSSQVLWAFFTLHGAVNRLRILGTMQSSPASLSPGSSQSSSTDDSDSDLAFSVNRSSSASESSLVTAPSSPLSPPVSPTLSAPELPPAGKNGECTVCFDQEVDTVIYTCGHMCLCNDCGLKLKRQINACCPICRRPIKDVIKTYRP